The nucleotide window GCGTTATTTTAGCGGATACCGAATCACATTTTCTCCCGTATGTTCAGAGAAAAATGTGACACACCTACCACTAAAAACCCAAATCCACAGCTATTCGATGGGCGCAAGCAAACCCAGAAAACGCCACCGCATTCAAACCCTGTCCGGGAAACGTACTATCTCCCACACAATACAAACCAGGCATAGAAGTTCGATTAAACGGCATTCCCAACAAACCCATTAACTTCTGCCGCGGAATCGGCCCGTAAGTTCCATCTTCGCGGCCCAAAAAGCGGCGGTGAGAACGCGCCGTCCCAACTTCCATATAATCCAAACCAGCATCTAAACCAGGAAAAATATTTTCTAATCTGTCAATAATTCTCCCCCCCGCCTCTTCTTTTTTATCCTCGTATTCCTGGGGCGAAAGTCCTTCCCACTCTTCCATCCAACTCGAAGTAAAAGCATGAACGATGTGATATCCTGCTGGAGCTAAATCCGGGTCGAGTACGGTGGGAATTGACACTAAAACAGTTCCCTCCGGCGCTTCCATTTTGTCCCAATCTTCTAACAAAATGTGATGACAGGCACTGCCAGCAGGGATGACGCTGGCTTCGACTCCCAAATGCAAGCTCAAAAAACTGGGGGCTTTTTGATAGCGCTGCTGCCATTTCTTCTCGCTAGCTGGCATCTCTTCTGCGGGCAGCAATTTCTCGAAAGTATCCCAGCGGGTAGCATTAGAAACTATTCGTTTGGCGCGGTAAACTTCGCCGGTTACTAGCTCGACTCCGACAGCGCGGCCGTTTTCTGTGATAATTTTTTTTGCCTTAGCTTTGTACTGAATTTTACCGCCACATTTTTCTAATCCTTCGACTAATTTTTGGGCAATTTGACCGACTCCGCCTTTGGGATAATTGATGCCACCATAATGTCTGTCAGAAAATACCATGCCGGCGTTAATCATGGGCGTTAAGTCTGCGGGTACTACAGACCAGTAGTAGCATTCCATGTCGATAAATTTCAGCAAAGTCGGGTCTTTTATGTAGCGCCGCGCAATGTCGCCAGTATTTTGAGGCAGATATTTTACTAATCCCAAACAGGCTAGAGGATTCTGAAAAAAGACTCGAACCAGATATCCAGGTTCTTCTAGAGATAGCAATTCCATCCCGTTGAGGCAGTTGAAGACGTTCCAGCATTCGCCGTAAAATTTCTCGATGCCTTGGCGCTCGTGGGGGAATCTGTCAATTAATTCTTGCAAATATTTGTCATAAGGCTGGGGAACTTCCAGATCCAGACCTGAGGGTAGGTGATAGTGAAGCTGTACTGGGTCGGGAATTGTTTCTAGGGTGACGTTGACGGCTTTGAGGGCGCGGGTGAGGAGGTTGGTGGTGCCGCGCTGTCCGAACCCAAATATCATGGAGGCTCCGACATCAAATCTGTAGCCTTCTCGATCGAAATATCCAGCACTCCCCCCCGGAATTGTGTAGCTTTCGAGTACCAAAACTTTGGCTTTCTTGGCTGCTAGCTGGGTTGCAGTGACGAGTCCGCCAATGCCGGAACCGATGACTATCACATCAAACTCTTGCTCTGTGGGGCGCGAGTTGGCGGAGAATAACTGGGATTGGGTAGGAGCTGACATTTGGTTAAAAATCTTAATATTTCTACAATTTTACAGTCGATCGCTCTCCCCGATCTCTTGCCTCTGCCATTTTCCCTCTGCACCTTGTGCCTTCTCCCTTCTGCCCTCTAGCTTCTAGCTTCTGCTTTCCCAAAAAAAATGCGAGAGCAGTCTACCATTGCCGACTGCCCCCGTCTGCCGATCCTTTGAGAGGAGAACACTAAAATTACTATAGCCTTGTTGCTAATTTATGTCAATACTATTGAAATAATATTTCAATAAGGTGGCAGTTGGCAGTGGGCAGTGGGCAGTGGGCAGTGGGCAGTTGGCAGTGGGCAGTTGGCAGTGGGCAGTTGGCAGTTGGTAGAAGAGTCAGAAAAGCGCAGTGGTTGGGTGGACAGCTACCTCTAGCTTGAAGGCAAAGGATTGGAGTAATGAATAGTGTTCTTTTAACAGTCCTGGACGCAAAAGAAACGTATTTCTGTCATTGCGAGGCCCCCGAAGCAATCTCAAGGCTTTGCTACACCGTGGAAAATGCGTCCAGGACTATTTAATTTGTCCGTACAAGGGATTCGCTTTCAACCCATTCTTTCTGGTGAATAAAGAGACTTGTAGGATTTTAGATTTTCCATTTTTCGATTTTAGATGAAAGATTGTGATAAGTTGCACAGAGCGATCGTTACCGAAGCCCTCGAAAAGGATCGCACCGCATAAAATCCTTCAAACCTAACAAGCTCCCCAATTTCCTCATGCCCCTGCAACTGCGCGTCTACGTTCCGCCACATCCGTTAATTAAGCACTGGCTGGCTGTCGCCCGCGACGCCGCCACCCCATCGGTACTTTTTCGTTCTGCGATGACAGAATTGGGACGCTGGTTGGCTTATGAAGCAATTCGAGACTGGCTGCCGACAGTGGAAGCAACGGTGCAAACGCCTTTGAGCGAATGTCCGGCGACTTTTATCAACCCGGAAGCTCCGTTAGTTGTGGTACCGATTTTGCGGGCGGGTTTGGCATTGCTGGAAGGAATTCAGACAGTTGTACCGCTGGCGTCGGTTTACCACCTGGGAATGGCCAGGAATGAGGAGACGCTTGAACCTAGTTGTTATTTGAACAAATTGCCGGCGCAGTTTAACCCGGAAACGCGGGTGATAATTAGCGAGCCGATGCTGGCGACTGGTGGTACGATTGTGGCGACGATGCAGGAGTTGATTGCACGGGGAATTGATCCGAGTTTGATTCGGATTATTTCTGTGGTGGCTGCTCCTCCGGCTTTGAAGAGGCTGAGTACGGAGTATCCGAGTTTGATTCTTTACACGGCAACGATCGACGAAACAGTCAACGAACAGGGTTTTATTGTACCTGGTTTGGGTGATGCGGGCGATCGAACTTACGGCACGTGAAGCAGCAGACGATTTTGGATTTTGGATTTTAGATTTTGGATTGAAGATTGAAGAATTGACTCCACAGATACATCTCGTGCTTGTACCATTTTTCCCAAATCATGCAACCATAGGGAATCGTCAACCATATCCAGTCAATCATCCCCAATCTAAAATCTAAAATCGTTCGACGATCGCGTTAGCCGAAGTCTAAAATCTCAAATGGTACATCGGTTTCGGCAATCTCCGGGAAAAAAAGATGGGCCGGGTTTCATAAAAACAGGCACAGAGAAAGTTAAGATCCAAAGTAGAAGTCAAAAATAAATAGCGTTTAGCACTCATTGCCCGTGAAACTTGATTCTGTACCGCCAAACTGTTCTGGCTCTGACTCAGCAAACTCCAATTCCGATTTGCCACCACAGGTACAATTAGAACAACTCGAAGAAACTTCTGAGATTTGTGCTGATGTAACCCCGGAGTTGGCTGAACTTTCAGTGAGTGCAAATCCTGAGCTTTGTGATGAAGAAAACCAACTGAAGCCGAAGCACTGGGCAATTTTTGCTTCTACTTTTGTAACTATTTTTTTTGCTGAAGTTGGAGACAAAACTCAAGTTGCAATTTTGTTGATGACGGCTGAATCTCGGAATCCTTGGATTGT belongs to Microcoleus sp. bin38.metabat.b11b12b14.051 and includes:
- a CDS encoding TMEM165/GDT1 family protein, coding for MKLDSVPPNCSGSDSANSNSDLPPQVQLEQLEETSEICADVTPELAELSVSANPELCDEENQLKPKHWAIFASTFVTIFFAEVGDKTQVAILLMTAESRNPWIVFAGAGSALIATSLLGVLLGRWLATRIAPQTLERAAGVILLAISAVLLWEVLS
- the upp gene encoding uracil phosphoribosyltransferase, with the translated sequence MPLQLRVYVPPHPLIKHWLAVARDAATPSVLFRSAMTELGRWLAYEAIRDWLPTVEATVQTPLSECPATFINPEAPLVVVPILRAGLALLEGIQTVVPLASVYHLGMARNEETLEPSCYLNKLPAQFNPETRVIISEPMLATGGTIVATMQELIARGIDPSLIRIISVVAAPPALKRLSTEYPSLILYTATIDETVNEQGFIVPGLGDAGDRTYGT
- the crtH gene encoding carotenoid isomerase yields the protein MSAPTQSQLFSANSRPTEQEFDVIVIGSGIGGLVTATQLAAKKAKVLVLESYTIPGGSAGYFDREGYRFDVGASMIFGFGQRGTTNLLTRALKAVNVTLETIPDPVQLHYHLPSGLDLEVPQPYDKYLQELIDRFPHERQGIEKFYGECWNVFNCLNGMELLSLEEPGYLVRVFFQNPLACLGLVKYLPQNTGDIARRYIKDPTLLKFIDMECYYWSVVPADLTPMINAGMVFSDRHYGGINYPKGGVGQIAQKLVEGLEKCGGKIQYKAKAKKIITENGRAVGVELVTGEVYRAKRIVSNATRWDTFEKLLPAEEMPASEKKWQQRYQKAPSFLSLHLGVEASVIPAGSACHHILLEDWDKMEAPEGTVLVSIPTVLDPDLAPAGYHIVHAFTSSWMEEWEGLSPQEYEDKKEEAGGRIIDRLENIFPGLDAGLDYMEVGTARSHRRFLGREDGTYGPIPRQKLMGLLGMPFNRTSMPGLYCVGDSTFPGQGLNAVAFSGFACAHRIAVDLGF